A DNA window from Malus domestica chromosome 12, GDT2T_hap1 contains the following coding sequences:
- the LOC103451325 gene encoding mannosylglycoprotein endo-beta-mannosidase-like — translation MAAIGKTILDSGWIGTRDREVTVTGTQLTTTHPPSPALPWMEAVVPGTVLATLVKGKDVPDPFYALQNDYIIDISDSGRQYYTFWLFTTFRCNLSSTQFVDLNFRAINYYAEVYLNGHRKDLPRGMFQRHSLDVTDIVLPNAQNLLAIRVYPPDNPGTIPPEGGQGGDHEIGKDVAAQYVEGWDWMCPIRDRNTGIWDEVSISVTGPVKIIDPHLVSSFFDNYKRLYLHATTELENRSASVVECSLNIQVTTELEGNVCLVEHLQTQHLSIPAGSRVKYTFPELFFYKPNLWWPNGMGKQSLYNVDITVDVKGYGESDLWNQLFGFRKIESHIDTATGGRLFKVNGQPIFIRGGNWTVSDGLLRLSKERYRTAIKFHADMNLNMLRCWGGGVAERPEFYHYCDIYGLLVWQEFWITGDVNGRGKPVSNLNGPLDHDLFLLCARDTIRLLRNHPSLVLWVGGNEQIPPDDINTALKHDLRLHPYFENSSNESGKIVENLSLTSEDPSQYLDGTRIYIQGSLWDGFANGKGGFTAGPYEIQNPEDFFKDGFYQYGFNPAVGSVGTPVAATIRAAMPPEAWHIPLFKKVSNGYEEVPNGMWVHFKYKPYSNPGKVHDQILLYGSPKDLDDFCLKAQLANYIQYKALLEGWTSRMWTKYTGVLIWKTQNPWPGLRGQLYDHFLDQTAGFYGCRCAAEPIHVQLNLATYFIEVVNTTSEELSDIAIEALVWDLEGTCPYYKVHEKVSMPPKRTVPIAEMKYPKSKNPRPVYFLLLKLYHKSDYRIISRNFYWLHLSGGDYKLLEPYRKKTVPLKVTSQVFIKGTTYEMHMHVKNTSKKPEPKSLTFQNNFTTNQGDGNFDVALVKATHDGADRKLEVGWFHKISRHFTKETDGLRVAEINGANIGVAFFLHFSVHGVKKDRKEGEDTRILPVHYSDNYFSLVPGEAMSIKISFEVPPGVIPRVTLDGWNYHGVHTVHSFG, via the exons ATGGCGGCGATAGGGAAGACGATTCTGGACTCGGGGTGGATCGGCACCAGGGACAGGGAAGTCACCGTCACTGGTACCCAGCTCACCACCACCCACCCTCCCTCCCCCGCCCTTCCTTGGATGGAGGCCGTCGTTCCCGGAAC TGTTCTGGCAACCTTGGTGAAGGGGAAAGATGTACCCGATCCTTTCTACGCATTGCAAAACGACTACATTATAGACATTTCTGACTCCGGGAGGCAGTACTATACATTTTGGCTCTTTACAACTTTTCGGTGTAATCTG tCAAGCACACAGTTTGTGGATCTGAATTTCCGCGCAATCAATTACTATGCCGAGGTGTATCTAAATGGGCACAGAAAAGACCTGCCAAGAGGGATGTTTCAAAGGCATTCTCTTGACGTCACTGATATAGTGCTTCCCAATGCTCAGAATTTGCTTGCTATTCGTGTTTATCCCCCGGATAATCCAGGGACTATTCCTCCTGAGGGAGGGCAGGGTGGCGATCACGAG ATAGGGAAAGATGTAGCTGCACAATATGTGGAGGGTTGGGATTGGATGTGTCCTATAAG GGATAGAAACACGGGCATATGGGACGAGGTGTCAATTTCTGTAACAGGG CCAGTAAAAATAATTGATCCGCACTTGGTTTCATCGTTTTTTGACAACTACAAGAGGTTGTATTTGCATGCTACAACTGAGTTGGAAAATAGAAGTGCCTCGGTTGTTGAGTGTTCTTTGAATATCCAAGTAACAACAGAACTTGAAGGAAACGTTTGCTTAGTAGAGCATCTTCAGACTCAACATTTGTCAATCCCTGCTGGATCACGGGTGAAATATACATTTCCTGAG CTCTTCTTCTACAAGCCGAATTTATGGTGGCCAAATGGTATGGGAAAGCAATCCTTGTACAATGTTGACATTACTGTTGATGTGAAGGGATACGGAGAATCTGATTTGTGGAACCAATTATTTGGATTCCGCAAAATTGAGAGCCACATTGATACTGCCACTGGTGGGAG GTTGTTCAAGGTCAATGGTCAGCCTATTTTTATTCGTGGTGGTAATTGGACAGTGTCAGATGGCCTCCTTCGACTTTCAAAAGAGCGCTACAGAACAGCCATCAAGTTTCATGCTGATATGAATTTGAACATGCTACGCTGTTGGGGCGGTGGAGTGGCTGAGAGGCCAGAATTTTATCATTACTGTGATATTTATGGTCTGCTG GTCTGGCAAGAGTTTTGGATTACTGGAGATGTCAACGGACGAGGTAAACCAGTATCAAATCTAAATGGTCCACTGGACCATGATCTTTTCTTGCTATGTGCGAGAGATACTATCAGGCTTCTAAGGAACCATCCAAGTCTTGTCCTTTGGGTGGGTGGAAATGAACAAATTCCACCAGACGATATCAACACAGCTTTGAAACACGACCTCAGGCTCCATCCATATTTCGAAAACTCTTCAAATGAGAGTGGCAAGATTGTTGAAAACTTGTCCCTGACTTCAGAGGATCCAAGCCAATATCTTGATGGTACACGCATTTACATTCAAGGGTCCTTGTGGGATGGATTTGCAAATGGAAAGGGAGGCTTCACCGCTGGCCCTTATGAAATCCAAAATCCCGAAGACTTCTTTAAAGATGGGTTTTACCAATATGGGTTCAATCCTGCAGTTGGTTCTGTAGGCACACCAGTTGCAGCTACCATCAGAGCGGCAATGCCTCCAGAAGCATGGCATATTCCGTTGTTTAAGAAGGTTTCAAATGGTTATGAAGAAGTTCCAAACGGCATGTGGGTACATTTTAAGTACAAGCCTTATTCAAATCCAGGCAAGGTTCATGATCAGATTTTGCTTTATGGGTCGCCGAAAGATCTTGATGATTTTTGCTTAAAG GCTCAACTAGCTAACTACATCCAGTATAAAGCTCTATTGGAGGGGTGGACTTCCCGAATGTGGACTAAATACACTGGTGTTTTGATTTGGAAAACACAAAATCCGTGGCCAGGTCTTAGAGGTCAACTTTACGATCACTTTTTGGACCAAACTGCAGGTTTCTATGGCTGTCGCTGTGCTGCTGAGCCAATACATGTCCAGCTTAACTTAGCTACATATTTTATAGAG GTTGTCAACACTACATCAGAGGAGCTATCCGACATCGCTATAGAAGCCTTGGTGTGGGATCTAGAAGGAACATGCCCATACTACAAAGTTCACGAAAAGGTGTCAATGCCACCGAAAAGAACAGTACCGATTGCTGAGATGAAATATCCAAAATCTAAAAACCCAAGGCCGGTTTACTTTCTTCTTCTCAAGCTGTATCACAAGTCAGATTATCGCATTATTTCCAGGAACTTTTACTGGTTGCATCTGTCTGGTGGGGATTACAAACTGTTAGAACCATATAGGAAGAAGACAGTACCACTCAAGGTTACATCTCAGGTTTTCATCAAAGGAACCACCTACGAAATGCATATGCACGTGAAGAACACATCTAAGAAACCAGAGCCAAAAAGTTTGACCTTTCAAAACAATTTCACTACTAATCAAGGTGATGGCAATTTCGATGTAGCGTTGGTGAAAGCTACACATGATGGAGCAGACAGAAAACTTGAAGTTGGCTGGTTTCATAAAATATCCAGACATTTCACAAAGGAGACTGATGGTTTGAGGGTTGCTGAAATCAACGGCGCCAACATAGGCGTTGCTTTCTTCCTTCATTTTTCTGTACATGGAGTGAAGAAGGACCGTAAGGAAGGAGAAGACACAAGAATCCTTCCGGTTCATTACTCGGACAACTATTTTTCACTGGTGCCAGGTGAGGCTATGTCGATAAAGATCTCCTTCGAGGTCCCTCCCGGTGTCATCCCTCGAGTTACTCTCGACGGATGGAATTACCATGGTGTCCATACAGTCCATTCATTTGGTTAA
- the LOC103430474 gene encoding uncharacterized protein — protein MMASSTSPNCLFHFSSLSSSSSVSNSTTTTHLPLSSSHSIFNGCGALSLTKSSSSSRISAKFDKFQGGTPQEILQDATPPPSLEALEEEDGEQEDDDSCLPSDLEGAVRQSGVASADFVSSGGMRAIVELLIPQLQFLDEEGAQAELWELSRVFLDTLIEETGGQRVKAVFPDAGAAALLKYRWKDAAFGFASLSDRKPITSEDEIVVMVVPDYQMLGYVEKLAATLSDDPPRPLIMWNPRLISEDVGVGFNVRQLRQYFLRTFTTVYSMRPMESGAVFRCYPGLWKVFYDDKDRPNRYLLAKELIQRPDAEELEMIFGNVDESSEKGQSLFDQAAGMFSSLNRFMRVISR, from the exons ATGATGGCTTCCTCCACATCCCCAAACTGCTTGTTTCACTTCAGctccctctcttcttcttcttcagtatCCAACTCAACCACCACCACACATTTGCCCTTATCTTCTTCTCACTCTATCTTCAATGGCTGCGGTGCACTTTCCCTCACCaaatcttcttcctcttcaagaATATCTGCCAAGTTTGATAAGTTCCAAGGTGGAACTCCCCAGGAAATTCTTCAAGATGCCACACCACCACCATCTCTAGAAGctcttgaggaagaagatggtgAGCAGGAAGATGATGACAG CTGCTTGCCTTCTGACTTGGAGGGTGCAGTGCGTCAATCAGGTGTAGCAAGTGCAGATTTTGTGTCTTCAGGAGGAATGAGAGCCATA GTTGAGCTTTTGATCCCTCAGCTGCAATTTCTAGACGAAGAAGGTGCACAAGCTGAGCTCTGGGAATTGTCCAGGGTTTTCTTAGATACGCTGATCGAAGAAACCGGCGGTCAG AGAGTTAAAGCTGTGTTTCCTGATGCTGGTGCGGCAGCGCTTCTAAAATACCGTTGGAAAGATGCTGCTTTTGGATTCGCcag CTTAAGTGACCGAAAGCCTATAACGAGTGAAGATGAGATTGTGGTTATGGTTGTTCCTGATTACCAGATGTTGGGATACGTCGAGAAACTTGCAGCTACTCTCTCAGATGACCCG CCAAGGCCTCTCATCATGTGGAACCCCCGTCTCATCAGCGAGGATGTAGGAGTTGGATTCAATGTTCGACAGTTAAGGCAGTACTTTCTCAG AACTTTTACGACGGTCTACTCAATGAGGCCAATGGAATCTGGTGCTGTATTTAGGTGTTATCCAGG GCTATGGAAGGTGTTCTACGATGACAAGGATAGACCGAACAGATACCTGCTCGCGAAAGAGCTCATTCAGCGCCCCGATGCTGAAGAACTTGAG ATGATATTCGGAAATGTAGACGAGAGCTCAGAGAAGGGCCAATCTTTGTTTGATCAAGCTGCAGGGATGTTCTCTTCGCTAAATCGATTTATGAGGGTCATTTCAAGATAG
- the LOC103430472 gene encoding kinesin-like protein KIN-14S isoform X2 — protein MEDQTVEMFHENCTDVFPDHYSKPSATSEAVKTLETIASRVDSDVIDKDIATKPVDGDSDLIGESSASNGTEGSPCQRFLPVLQKITDLTTKIQDLKKEHTVLSDQVKLTTNSFPDPSVLNTIQLLSMEHELLKKKYLDESSERKRLYNEVIELKGNIRVFCRCRPLNQTEISSGSGSVVEFESSLDNELQVLCSDSSKKQFKFDHVFRPEDNQEAVFAQTKPIVTSVLDGYNVCIFAYGQTGTGKTFTMEGTSENRGVNYRTLEELFRISKDRGGFMRYELCVSMLEVYNEKIRDLLVDNTNQPTRKLEIKQCADGTLDVPGLVEERVYGFEEMWELLKSGSQARSVGSTSANEQSSRSHCLLRVTVKGETLINGQKTRSQLWLVDLAGSERVGRIDVEGERLKESQFINKSLSALGDVISSLASKTAHIPYRNSKLTHMLQSSLGGDCKTLMFVQISPSASDLGETLCSLNFASRVRGIESGPARKQADLTELFKYKQMAEKAKHDEKETKKLQDCIQSLQLRLASREHICRNLQEKNRDLENQLAEERKTRLKQETRAFAAVSHQSSASSFRKQGAQKTAAEKKPPLAPPRSRLPLRRISNFMPPSSALPPKKTISRTPIPSSVDGKENISTTALAGRNQKNQILPRRISIAVRPPPATTQQVLQPKRRVSIATYRPDPNSHMTTPLHTSASLFNSGRLSFARDPRKSRYSRLFSPMPELKSEAETTPTTMRRSSKFMGSPPTLAGSVRAARHPAAVALQRKPVIWSPLKLRGMKNRRPSLLLPLRGSNDMR, from the exons ATGGAAg ATCAAACGGTGGAAATGTTCCACGAAAACTGCACCGACGTCTTTCCAGATCACTACTCCAAGCCTTCCGCAACCTCCGAAGCAG TTAAAACCCTAGAGACGATAGCAAGCCGGGTGGACAGTGATGTGATCGACAAAG ATATTGCTACCAAACCCGTCGACGGAGATTCTGATTTGATTGGTGAGAGTAGCGCGTCGAACGGAACAGAAGGTTCTCCATGTCAAAGGTTCCTTCCAGTTTTGCAGAAGATCACTGATTTGACAACCAAAATTCAG GATTTGAAGAAAGAGCATACAGTCTTGTCTGATCAAGTCAAGCTCACAACGAATTCCTTTCCGGACCCTTCTGTTCTAAACACCATTCAGCTACTAA GTATGGAACATGAACTTTTAAAGAAGAAGTACCTAGATGAGTCGTCCGAGCGAAAGAGACTTTACAATGAAGTGATTGAGCTTAAAGGCAACATCCGAGTTTTCTGCAGATGTAGACCTTTGAATCAAACTGAAATTTCAAGCGGATCTGGTTCCGTTGTTGAATTCGAATCCTCCCTAGATAACGAGCTGCAGGTCCTTTGTTCTGATTCCTCTAAAAAGCAGTTCAAGTTTGACCATGTCTTCAGACCTGAGGACAACCAAG AGGCTGTCTTTGCTCAAACGAAGCCTATTGTGACTTCGGTGTTGGATGGGTATAATGTCTGCATTTTTGCCTATGGACAAACTGGAACTGGCAAGACCTTTACGATGGAGGGTACTTCTGAAAACAGAGGTGTTAACTACAGGACTCTGGAGGAGTTGTTTCGGATTTCAAAAGACAGAGGTGGCTTTATGAGATATGAGTTATGTGTTAGTATGCTGGAGGTTTATAATGAGAAGATTAGGGACCTCTTGGTCGATAACACTAATCAACCCACAAGGAA GTTGGAAATAAAGCAATGTGCAGACGGAACCTTAGATGTTCCAGGACTTGTTGAAGAGCGTGTTTATGGCTTTGAAGAGATGTGGGAACTGCTAAAGTCTGGAAGCCAAGCAAGGTCTGTTGGATCTACCAGTGCTAACGAGCAGAGCAGCCGCTCTCACTG CTTGTTACGTGTGACAGTGAAGGGGGAGACCTTGATAAATGGGCAAAAGACAAGGAGTCAACTGTGGCTCGTAGACTTGGCTGGCAGTGAACGTGTGGGGAGGATTGATGTTGAAGGTGAAAGACTGAAGGAATCTCAGTTTATAAATAAATCACTCTCGGCCCTTGGCGATGTTATCTCATCCCTTGCATCCAAGACAGCCCACATTCCTTACag GAATTCGAAGCTTACTCATATGCTGCAGAGTTCTCTAG GGGGAGATTGCAAAACCTTGATGTTTGTCCAAATCAGCCCAAGTGCCTCAGATCTTGGAGAGACACTGTGTTCATTGAACTTTGCCAGCCGGGTGCGGGGAATAGAGAGTGGACCTGCTCGCAAACAGGCAGACCTCACTGAGCTGTTCAAGTACAAACAAATG GCTGAAAAGGCTAAACATGACgagaaagaaacaaagaaactaCAGGATTGCATACAGTCTCTGCAGTTGAGGCTTGCTTCAAGGGAACACATTTGCAGAAATCTACAAGAAAAG aaTCGGGACCTTGAGAACCAGTTGGCTGAGGAAAGGAAGACCAGACTGAAACAGGAGACTAGAGCTTTCGCAGCGGTTTCTCATCAGTCTTCAGCATCATCATTCCGGAAACAAGGAGCTCAGAAGACTGCTGCAGAGAAGAAACCGCCATTGGCTCCTCCAAGATCAAGGCTACCTTTGCGAAGAATTTCCAACTTCATGCCCCCATCATCTGCTTTACCGCCCAAAAAAACCATCTCTAGAACTCCCATCCCATCTTCAGTTGACGGAAAAGAAAACATCTCCACAACAGCACTAGCAGGAAGAAACCAGAAAAACCAAATTTTACCGAGAAGAATCTCCATTGCTGTCAGACCTCCACCCGCAACAACACAACAGGTTCTCCAGCCTAAGAGACGAGTCTCTATTGCTACATATCGCCCTGACCCGAACTCTCACATGACAACACCCCTCCACACCTCTGCCTCTCTATTTAACAGTGGCAGACTGTCGTTCGCAAGGGATCCACGAAAGTCACGGTATTCGAGGCTGTTCTCTCCGATGCCTGAATTGAAGTCGGAAGCAGAGACAACGCCAACCACAATGAGGAGAAGCAGCAAGTTCATGGGTAGTCCCCCGACACTGGCTGGTTCAGTCAGGGCAGCTAGGCATCCGGCAGCAGTTGCATTACAACGGAAACCAGTAATTTGGAGTCCACTCAAGCTGAGAGGCATGAAAAACAGAAGGCCATCACTGTTACTGCCTCTCCGAGGTTCGAATGACATGCGGTGA
- the LOC103430472 gene encoding kinesin-like protein KIN-14S isoform X1, whose protein sequence is MEDQTVEMFHENCTDVFPDHYSKPSATSEAVKTLETIASRVDSDVIDKECTPDIATKPVDGDSDLIGESSASNGTEGSPCQRFLPVLQKITDLTTKIQDLKKEHTVLSDQVKLTTNSFPDPSVLNTIQLLSMEHELLKKKYLDESSERKRLYNEVIELKGNIRVFCRCRPLNQTEISSGSGSVVEFESSLDNELQVLCSDSSKKQFKFDHVFRPEDNQEAVFAQTKPIVTSVLDGYNVCIFAYGQTGTGKTFTMEGTSENRGVNYRTLEELFRISKDRGGFMRYELCVSMLEVYNEKIRDLLVDNTNQPTRKLEIKQCADGTLDVPGLVEERVYGFEEMWELLKSGSQARSVGSTSANEQSSRSHCLLRVTVKGETLINGQKTRSQLWLVDLAGSERVGRIDVEGERLKESQFINKSLSALGDVISSLASKTAHIPYRNSKLTHMLQSSLGGDCKTLMFVQISPSASDLGETLCSLNFASRVRGIESGPARKQADLTELFKYKQMAEKAKHDEKETKKLQDCIQSLQLRLASREHICRNLQEKNRDLENQLAEERKTRLKQETRAFAAVSHQSSASSFRKQGAQKTAAEKKPPLAPPRSRLPLRRISNFMPPSSALPPKKTISRTPIPSSVDGKENISTTALAGRNQKNQILPRRISIAVRPPPATTQQVLQPKRRVSIATYRPDPNSHMTTPLHTSASLFNSGRLSFARDPRKSRYSRLFSPMPELKSEAETTPTTMRRSSKFMGSPPTLAGSVRAARHPAAVALQRKPVIWSPLKLRGMKNRRPSLLLPLRGSNDMR, encoded by the exons ATGGAAg ATCAAACGGTGGAAATGTTCCACGAAAACTGCACCGACGTCTTTCCAGATCACTACTCCAAGCCTTCCGCAACCTCCGAAGCAG TTAAAACCCTAGAGACGATAGCAAGCCGGGTGGACAGTGATGTGATCGACAAAG AATGTACTCCAGATATTGCTACCAAACCCGTCGACGGAGATTCTGATTTGATTGGTGAGAGTAGCGCGTCGAACGGAACAGAAGGTTCTCCATGTCAAAGGTTCCTTCCAGTTTTGCAGAAGATCACTGATTTGACAACCAAAATTCAG GATTTGAAGAAAGAGCATACAGTCTTGTCTGATCAAGTCAAGCTCACAACGAATTCCTTTCCGGACCCTTCTGTTCTAAACACCATTCAGCTACTAA GTATGGAACATGAACTTTTAAAGAAGAAGTACCTAGATGAGTCGTCCGAGCGAAAGAGACTTTACAATGAAGTGATTGAGCTTAAAGGCAACATCCGAGTTTTCTGCAGATGTAGACCTTTGAATCAAACTGAAATTTCAAGCGGATCTGGTTCCGTTGTTGAATTCGAATCCTCCCTAGATAACGAGCTGCAGGTCCTTTGTTCTGATTCCTCTAAAAAGCAGTTCAAGTTTGACCATGTCTTCAGACCTGAGGACAACCAAG AGGCTGTCTTTGCTCAAACGAAGCCTATTGTGACTTCGGTGTTGGATGGGTATAATGTCTGCATTTTTGCCTATGGACAAACTGGAACTGGCAAGACCTTTACGATGGAGGGTACTTCTGAAAACAGAGGTGTTAACTACAGGACTCTGGAGGAGTTGTTTCGGATTTCAAAAGACAGAGGTGGCTTTATGAGATATGAGTTATGTGTTAGTATGCTGGAGGTTTATAATGAGAAGATTAGGGACCTCTTGGTCGATAACACTAATCAACCCACAAGGAA GTTGGAAATAAAGCAATGTGCAGACGGAACCTTAGATGTTCCAGGACTTGTTGAAGAGCGTGTTTATGGCTTTGAAGAGATGTGGGAACTGCTAAAGTCTGGAAGCCAAGCAAGGTCTGTTGGATCTACCAGTGCTAACGAGCAGAGCAGCCGCTCTCACTG CTTGTTACGTGTGACAGTGAAGGGGGAGACCTTGATAAATGGGCAAAAGACAAGGAGTCAACTGTGGCTCGTAGACTTGGCTGGCAGTGAACGTGTGGGGAGGATTGATGTTGAAGGTGAAAGACTGAAGGAATCTCAGTTTATAAATAAATCACTCTCGGCCCTTGGCGATGTTATCTCATCCCTTGCATCCAAGACAGCCCACATTCCTTACag GAATTCGAAGCTTACTCATATGCTGCAGAGTTCTCTAG GGGGAGATTGCAAAACCTTGATGTTTGTCCAAATCAGCCCAAGTGCCTCAGATCTTGGAGAGACACTGTGTTCATTGAACTTTGCCAGCCGGGTGCGGGGAATAGAGAGTGGACCTGCTCGCAAACAGGCAGACCTCACTGAGCTGTTCAAGTACAAACAAATG GCTGAAAAGGCTAAACATGACgagaaagaaacaaagaaactaCAGGATTGCATACAGTCTCTGCAGTTGAGGCTTGCTTCAAGGGAACACATTTGCAGAAATCTACAAGAAAAG aaTCGGGACCTTGAGAACCAGTTGGCTGAGGAAAGGAAGACCAGACTGAAACAGGAGACTAGAGCTTTCGCAGCGGTTTCTCATCAGTCTTCAGCATCATCATTCCGGAAACAAGGAGCTCAGAAGACTGCTGCAGAGAAGAAACCGCCATTGGCTCCTCCAAGATCAAGGCTACCTTTGCGAAGAATTTCCAACTTCATGCCCCCATCATCTGCTTTACCGCCCAAAAAAACCATCTCTAGAACTCCCATCCCATCTTCAGTTGACGGAAAAGAAAACATCTCCACAACAGCACTAGCAGGAAGAAACCAGAAAAACCAAATTTTACCGAGAAGAATCTCCATTGCTGTCAGACCTCCACCCGCAACAACACAACAGGTTCTCCAGCCTAAGAGACGAGTCTCTATTGCTACATATCGCCCTGACCCGAACTCTCACATGACAACACCCCTCCACACCTCTGCCTCTCTATTTAACAGTGGCAGACTGTCGTTCGCAAGGGATCCACGAAAGTCACGGTATTCGAGGCTGTTCTCTCCGATGCCTGAATTGAAGTCGGAAGCAGAGACAACGCCAACCACAATGAGGAGAAGCAGCAAGTTCATGGGTAGTCCCCCGACACTGGCTGGTTCAGTCAGGGCAGCTAGGCATCCGGCAGCAGTTGCATTACAACGGAAACCAGTAATTTGGAGTCCACTCAAGCTGAGAGGCATGAAAAACAGAAGGCCATCACTGTTACTGCCTCTCCGAGGTTCGAATGACATGCGGTGA